Below is a genomic region from Flammeovirgaceae bacterium SG7u.111.
TCAAGCAAATGAAAAACTTGGAGAACAATGGAAATTTGGAAATTGACAATGCCATTGGGAAAGTAGGAAAAGTTTACTTGGGAATTCCTGGCGAAAGAAATGGACCAGGCCAAGTGGAAGTAGTAGTGCAAGGTCGCCTTACCATTATGGATGCTCTTACTGATGGGGCTACAATAATTACAGGTCAAAAAGTTTTGGTTTATGCCACTGAAGGTGATAAATTACTCGTTGAGAGCTACGACGAAAAGGCTATAGAAGAGGGCATAAGTTAAATTGCAATAACATAAAAGAGCACTTTACCGCTCTTTCCAAAATATTTTTTTCACTCTAACCAAAAATCAAATGGCAGATTTTCTTTTAAACTCCGTTGGGATCACCGTCCTGACAGTTGTGATACTTTTTCTTTTCTTACTGACCCGCTACAAACGATGTCCTTCTAACAGGATATTGGTAGTGTACGGTAAAGTTGGCAAAGGCAAAAGTGCCAAGTGTGTACACGGTGGCGGAGAATTTGTACTACCTATTATCCAAGAATGGAAATACCTAAGTCTTAGCCCTTTGCCCATCGAAATCGACCTCCGAGGAGCACTTTCAAAGCAAAATATTCGTATCAACACGCCAAGTACTTTCACAGTAGGTATCTCTACTCGCCAAGAAATCATGCTCAATGCCGCTGAAAGGCTATTGGGCTTGACCGACGATGAAATTAGGGAGCAAGCATTGGATATCATTTTGGGTCAATTGAGGTTAGTAATTGCTACGCTTACTATTGAAGAAATCAACCAAGACCGCGAGCAGTTTTTGCAGCTGATCAACAAGCATGTAGCTACTGAGCTAAACAAAGTTGGCTTGGAACTGATAAACGTGAACATCAAAGATATCACAGATGAGTCTGGCTACATTGAAGCAATAGGTAAAAAAGCTGCTTCTGAAGCTATAAACATGGCAAAAATTGAAGTTGCCAAACAAGAAAGAAATGGTGCAATTGGTGAAGCCAAAGCGAATAGGGAAAAAGACGTAGAGGTTGCTTCTGAATCTGCCGAATCGGAAACTGGTACGAAAAAAGCAAATGCCCACCAGCGTATTGGAGTAGCCAACCTTGAAGCAGAAGCGGTAGAGGGCGAGAACCAGTCAAAAGCTAAAGTAGCCGAATACGATGCAACTCTTGCCGAAAAAACTGCCGAGGCCCAACGCCGAAGCGATGTGGCAAAAGCCCTTGCCGAAAGGGAAATTCTTGAAGCACAAAAGGCTGCCGAACTTTCTAAATTAGAGAAAGAGCAAATTGTGAAGGAGGAAATTGAAAAAC
It encodes:
- a CDS encoding SPFH domain-containing protein — its product is MADFLLNSVGITVLTVVILFLFLLTRYKRCPSNRILVVYGKVGKGKSAKCVHGGGEFVLPIIQEWKYLSLSPLPIEIDLRGALSKQNIRINTPSTFTVGISTRQEIMLNAAERLLGLTDDEIREQALDIILGQLRLVIATLTIEEINQDREQFLQLINKHVATELNKVGLELINVNIKDITDESGYIEAIGKKAASEAINMAKIEVAKQERNGAIGEAKANREKDVEVASESAESETGTKKANAHQRIGVANLEAEAVEGENQSKAKVAEYDATLAEKTAEAQRRSDVAKALAEREILEAQKAAELSKLEKEQIVKEEIEKRKKELIAEAQAEQIRRVAKGDADATLLKYKAEAEGLQKLLDAKAKGYKEIIAACNGDSKAASTLLLLEKMEELVAKQTDAISNLKIDKITVWDSGNGNGEGGATSNFIKNFINTLPPIHDLAKQAGIDLPNFLGSMKADENPELDVVHLKNGKTPSAPTNDAEAPLEA